A single window of Ananas comosus cultivar F153 linkage group 17, ASM154086v1, whole genome shotgun sequence DNA harbors:
- the LOC109723270 gene encoding diphosphomevalonate decarboxylase MVD2, peroxisomal-like — MTGESEKSWILMATARSPTNIAVIKYWGKRDEELILPVNDSISVTLDPDHLSATTTVAVSPSFEQDRMWLNGKEISLSGGRYQNCLREIRKRARDVEDEKKGIRIQKDDWNNLHVHIASYNNFPTAAGLASSAAGFACLVFALAKLMNVKEEYGELSSIARQGSGSACRSIYGGFVKWAMGNNPDGSDSIAIQLAEETHWNDLFIVIAVVSSKQKETSSTSGMRESVQTSALLKYRAETVVPSRVLKIEEAIRDHDFASFARITCADSNQFHAICLDTTPPIFYMNDTSHRIISLVERWNQSEGTLQVAYTFDAGPNAVMIAPNRQAAALLLQRLLFYFPPPQDTDLTSYILGDKSILQEAGLQSVEGIEALAPPPESKDKVPRKKFAGDISYFICTRIGSGPKLLADENQALIDPVNGLPK, encoded by the exons atgaCGGGGGAGTCGGAGAAGAGCTGGATCCTGATGGCGACGGCGCGATCGCCCACCAACATTGCGGTGATCAAGTATTGGGGGAAGCGCGACGAGGAGTTGATCCTACCTGTTAATGATAGCATCAGTGTTACGCTCGATCCGGATCATCTCTCCGCAACCACGACCGTCGCCGTTAGCCCTAGCTTTGAGCAGGATCGCATGTGGCTTAATGGCAAG GAGATTTCATTGTCTGGAGGAAGATACCAAAACTGCCTGAGAGAGATCCGGAAGCGCGCTCGTGATGTTGAGGACGAGAAGAAGGGCATTCGGATCCAAAAAGATGATTGGAATAACTTGCATGTTCATATTGCTTCATACAACAATTTCCCCACTGCTGCTGGTTTGGCTTCTTCTGCCGCTGGCTTTGCATGTCTTG TTTTTGCCCTTGCAAAGCTGATGAATGTGAAGGAAGAATATGGAGAGCTTTCCTCCATTGCCAG GCAAGGCTCAGGCAGTGCATGCCGCAGTATATATGGTGGATTTGTCAAATGGGCCATGGGAAAT aaTCCCGATGGAAGCGACAGCATTGCGATTCAACTAGCTGAAGAAACACATTGGAATGACCTTTTTATTGTCATAGCAGTG GTTAGCTCAAAGCAGAAGGAAACAAGTAGCACCTCTGGAATGCGTGAAAGTGTTCAGACAAGTGCACTCTTAAAATACAGGGCTGAG ACTGTGGTCCCTAGTCGAGTGTTGAAAATCGAAGAAGCCATTAGAGATCATGATTTTGCATCTTTTGCCCGCATTACTTGTGCAGATAGCAATCAGTTTCACGCAATCTGCTTGGACACTACCCCCCCTATATTCTATATGAATGACACCTCACACAG GATTATTAGCCTTGTCGAGAGATGGAACCAGTCGGAAGGAACACTGCAG GTAGCTTACACCTTTGATGCTGGTCCCAATGCTGTCATGATCGCACCGAATCGTCAAGCTGCTGCACTTCTGCTTCAAAGGCTACTGTTCTATTTCCCTCCCCCACAAGATACTGATTTGACCAG CTACATTCTAGGAGACAAATCAATACTACAAGAGGCTGGTCTCCAATCTGTGGAAGGAATAGAGGCCCTGGCACCCCCACCCGAAAGTAAGGATAAGGTTCCACGTAAAAAATTCGCTGGCGACATCAGCTACTTCATTTGCACGAGAATTGGAAGCGGTCCGAAACTCCTTGCTGACGAAAATCAAGCTTTGATTGATCCTGTGAATGGCCTCCCAAAGTGA
- the LOC109722736 gene encoding serine carboxypeptidase-like 42: protein MVGMGQWWGLVLVGLAVMGVGVGGYPEEDLVRELPGQPRVGFRQYAGYVDVDAAAGRSLFYYFAQAAADPHSKPLTLWLNGGPGCSSIGGGAFTELGPFYPKGDGRGLRMNKKSWNKASNLLFVESPAGVGWSYSNTTSDYNCGDESAAKDMYVFLLRWYEKFPELKSRALFLTGESYAGHYIPQLADVLLTHNEKSTGFKFNIKGVAIGNPLLKLDRDVPATYEYFWSHGMISDEIGLTIMNQCDFEDYTFNGPHNVTKSCNDAIADANQVVGDYINNYDVILDVCYPSIVEQELRLRKYATKISVGVDVCMTYERHFYFNLPEVQHALHANRTNLPYSWSMCSDVLNYSATDGNINILPLLKRIVQHHIPVWVFSGDQDSVVPLLGSRTLVRELAHDLKFGVTVPYGAWFHKGQVGGWVTEYGNILTFATVRGAAHMIPYAQPDRALRLFRSFVNGQRLPNTTYPSID from the exons atggtgggaATGGGGCAATGGTGGGGTCTGGTGTTGGTGGGGCTTGCGGTGATGGGCGTCGGAGTGGGAGGGTACCCAGAAGAGGATCTCGTGAGGGAGTTACCGGGCCAGCCCAGAGTTGGGTTCAGGCAATACGCAGGCTATGTTGATGTCGATGCGGCTGCAGGGCGGAGCCTCTTCTACTACTTCGCTCAAGCTGCTGCAGATCCTCACAGCAAGCCTCTCACCCTTTGGCTCAATGGAG GTCCAGGTTGCTCTTCAATTGGAGGGGGGGCCTTCACTGAACTCGGACCATTTTACCCGAAGGGTGATGGTCGGGGCCTTCGAATGAACAAAAAGTCATGGAACAAAG CCTCCAACCTCCTCTTTGTTGAATCTCCTGCCGGAGTCGGCTGGTCTTACTCGAATACAACGTCTGATTATAATTGCGGAGATGAGTCAGCTG CTAAGGATATGTATGTGTTCCTTTTGAGATGGTACGAGAAGTTTCCCGAGCTCAAGTCAAGGGCCTTGTTTCTGACCGGGGAGAGCTACGCAG GGCACTACATACCCCAACTGGCCGATGTTCTTCTTACGCATAACGAGAAATCGACTGGTTTCAAGTTCAACATCAAAGGAGTGGCT ATTGGAAATCCGCTTCTCAAGCTCGACAGAGATGTCCCAGCGACTTATGAATATTTCTGGTCACATGGCATGATTTCTGATGAGATTGGCCTTACCATTATGAACCAGTGTGATTTTGAAGATTATACCTTCAATGGCCCGCATAACGTCACAAAATCGTGCAATGATGCCATCGCCGATGCTAATCAGGTGGTCGGAGATTACATTAATAACTATGACGTGATTCTTGATGTTTGCTACCCATCAATTGTGGAGCAGGAGTTGAGATTGCGGAAATAC GCTACTAAGATTAGTGTGGGGGTCGATGTATGCATGACTTACGAAAGGCACTTCTATTTCAACCTTCCGGAAGTACAACACGCTCTTCATGCTAACAGGACAAACTTGCCATACAGTTGGAGCATGTGCAGTGA TGTTTTGAATTATAGTGCAACCGATGGTAACATCAACATCTTGCCATTGCTCAAGAGAATCGTTCAGCATCACATACCAGTTTGGGTTTTTAG TGGTGACCAAGATTCTGTTGTTCCCCTCCTCGGCTCTCGAACACTAGTTCGGGAACTGGCTCATGACTTGAAGTTCGGCGTGACAGTGCCTTATGGTGCTTGGTTCCACAAAGGCCAG GTCGGTGGCTGGGTAACGGAGTATGGAAATATATTGACATTTGCGACAGTGCGAGGTGCTGCTCACATGATTCCCTATGCGCAGCCCGATCGAGCCCTCCGTCTCTTCCGATCCTTTGTAAATGGACAAAGACTTCCCAATACAACCTATCCTTCCATTGATTGA